In the genome of Longimicrobium sp., the window GCTGGGGAGCGAGCCGAACGCCGCGCCTTCCGTTGGCTCCGGGCCCTCGGCCTCGGCCAGCGGCGCGACGCCGGCCAAGGGTGACAAGAAGAGCAAGACGCCGGCGCTGGACCACTTCTGCCGCGACCTGACGGAGCTGGCGCGCCAGAACGAGCTGGACCCCACCATCGGCCGCGCGGAAGAGATCGAGCGGGTGATGGAGATCCTGTCGCGCCGCAAGAAGAACAACCCCGTGCTCATCGGCGAGCCCGGTGTGGGCAAGACGGCCATCGTCGAGGGCCTGGCCCAGCTGATCGCCGAGAACAAGTGCCCCGACTCGCTGCGCGACTACCGGGTGCTTTCGCTGGACATGGCAGCCGTCATCGCCGGCACCAAGTACCGCGGCCAGTTCGAGGAGCGGCTCAAGGCGGTGATGAACGAGATCAGCCAGAACAAGAACATCATCCTGTTCATCGACGAGCTTCACACGCTGGTGGGCGCGGGCGCGGCCGAGGGCGCCATCGACGCCAGCAACATGCTGAAGCCGGCGCTGGCCCGCGGCGAGCTGCAGTGCGTGGGCGCGTCCACGCTGAACGAGTACCGCAAGTACATCGAAAAGGACGGCGCGCTGGAGCGGCGCTTCCAGACGGTGAACGTGGAGCCGCCCTCCATCGACGAGGCCATCCAGATCGTCACCGGGCTGCGCGGCCACTACGAGGACCACCACCGCATCCGCATTCCGGACGACGTGATCGAGGCGGCGGTGAAGCTGTCGGAGCGCTACATCACCGACCGGTTCCTGCCGGACAAGGCCATCGACGTGATCGACGAGGCCGGGGCCCGCGCGCGCCTGCAGACGCAGGTGCCGCCGCCCGACGTCGAGGAATTGAAGAAGCAGCTGGAAGAGGTGGCGGGGAAGAAGGACGGCGCCATCCGCGACCAGGACTTCGAGCGTGCCGCCGAGCTGCGCGACTACGAGCGCGACCTGCAGCGCCGCATCCAGGACCGCGAGAAGAGCTGGGAAGAGGAGCGGAAGACCAACCGCCCCGCGCTCAGCGAAGAGGACGTGGCGTTCAT includes:
- a CDS encoding ATP-dependent Clp protease ATP-binding subunit; translation: MNYNFTDRVRKVLAMAREEAIRLQHDYVGTEHILLGLIREGEGVAAAVLNNLNVDLEQVQEKVEESVRRGKATIALGELPYTSRAKKVLEFAMAEARELNHSYVGTEHLLLGLLREEKGIAAEVLTQLGVSLEDARRETLKLLGSEPNAAPSVGSGPSASASGATPAKGDKKSKTPALDHFCRDLTELARQNELDPTIGRAEEIERVMEILSRRKKNNPVLIGEPGVGKTAIVEGLAQLIAENKCPDSLRDYRVLSLDMAAVIAGTKYRGQFEERLKAVMNEISQNKNIILFIDELHTLVGAGAAEGAIDASNMLKPALARGELQCVGASTLNEYRKYIEKDGALERRFQTVNVEPPSIDEAIQIVTGLRGHYEDHHRIRIPDDVIEAAVKLSERYITDRFLPDKAIDVIDEAGARARLQTQVPPPDVEELKKQLEEVAGKKDGAIRDQDFERAAELRDYERDLQRRIQDREKSWEEERKTNRPALSEEDVAFIVSRWTGIPVTRLKQAETARLVNMEGELHQRIVGQDKAVQTIAKAIRRSRAGLKDPKRPIGSFIFAGPTGVGKTELARGLAEFLFADRNALIRVDMSEYMEKFSVSRLIGAPPGYVGYEDSGTLTKAVRRKPYSVVLLDEIEKAHPDVFNILLQVLDDGRLTDNKGRVANFKNTIV